A window from Piliocolobus tephrosceles isolate RC106 chromosome 11, ASM277652v3, whole genome shotgun sequence encodes these proteins:
- the XIRP2 gene encoding xin actin-binding repeat-containing protein 2 isoform X4, which translates to MARYQAAVSRGDCRSFSANMMEESEMCTVPGGLAKVKKQFEDEITSSRNTFAQYQYQHQNRSEQEAIHSSQVGTSESSQEMARNEQEGSKVQKIDVHGTEMVSHLEKHTKEINQASQFHQYVQETVIDTPEDEEIPKVSTKLLKEQFEKSAQEKILYSDKEMTTPAKQIKKLLLQDKEICVLCQKTVYPMECLVADKQNFHKSCFRCHHCNSKLSLGNYASLHGQIYCKPHFKQLFKSKGNYDEGFGHKQHKDRWNCKNQSRSVDFIPNEEPNMCKNTAENTLVPGDRNEHLDAGKSEGQRNDLRKLGERGKLKVIWPPSKEIPKKTFPFEEELKMSKPKWPPEMTTPLSAEFKSESLLEDVRTPENKGQGQDHLPFLQPYLQSTHVCQKEDVIGIEEMKIHEVRKDEKKEGRKNVQDRLSEAEDTKSNRKSEMDLNDNNNVVVQSAEKEKNEKTNQTNGAEVLQVTNTDDVVMPENHKENLNKNNNNNYVAVSYLNNCRQKTSILEFPDLLPLSSEANDTANEYQIEKLENTSRISELLDIFESEKTYSRNVLGMALKKQTDRAAAGSPVQPAPKPSLSRGLMVKGGGSIIFPDTNLLNIKGSHSKNKNLHFIFSNTVKITAFTKKNENIFDCDLIDSVDQIKNMPCLDLREFGKDVKHWHGETKEAAHNNGNTGFKALSHECPAKPLFPRVEVQSEQLTVEEQIKRNRCYSDTE; encoded by the exons GAGGCAATTCATAGCAGCCAGGTTGGCACTTCAGAAAGCAGCCAGGAAATGGCAAGAAATGAACAAGAAGGGTCCAAAGTACAGAAAATTGATGTTCATGGAACAGAAATG GTCTCTCATCTTGAAAAGCACACCAAGGAAATAAACCAAGCATCTCAGTTTCATCAATATGTTCAGGAAACAG TCATTGATACACCTGAGGATGAAGAAATTCCAAAGGTTTCGACTAAGTTGTTAAAAGAGCAGTTTGAAAAGTCTGCCCAGGAAAAGATCCTTTACTCTGACAAGGAGATGACAACCCCAGCAAAGCAGATTAAG aaactgCTGCTCCAAGACAAGGAAATATGTGTACTTTGTCAAAAGACAGTTTATCCAATGGAGTGCCTAGTGGCAGACAAGCAGAATTTTCATAAGTCCTGCTTCCGATGCCACCATTGCAACAGTAAACTGAG tTTGGGAAATTATGCATCACTTCATGGACAAATATACTGCAAACCTCACTTTAAACAACTTTTCAAATCTAAAGGAAATTATGATGAAGGTTTTGGACACAAGCAGCATAAAGATAGATGGAACTGCAAAAACCAAAGCAGATCAGTGGACTTTATTCCTAATGAAGAACCAAATATGTGTAAAAATACTGCGGAAAACACCCTTGTACCTGGAGATCGTAATGAACATTTAGATGCTGGTAAGAGTGAAGGGCAAAGGAATGATTTGAGAAAATTAGGGGAAAGGGGAAAATTAAAAGTCATTTGGCCTCCTTCCAAGGAGATCCCTAAGAAAACCTTTCCCTTTGAGGAAGAGCTCAAAATGAGTAAACCTAAATGGCCACCTGAAATGACAACCCCTCTATCCGCTGAATTTAAAAGTGAATCTCTGCTAGAAGATGTTAGAACTCCAGAAAATAAAGGACAAGGACAAGATCACCTTCCTTTTTTGCAGCCTTATCTACAGTCCACCCATGTTTGTCAGAAAGAAGATGTTATAGGAATcgaagaaatgaaaatacatgaagtaagaaaagatgaaaagaaggaaggaaggaagaatgtgCAAGATAGGCTGAGTGAAGCTGAAGATACAAAGAGTAACAGGAAAAGTGAAATGGATCTTAATGACAACAATAATGTGGTAGTGCAGAGtgctgaaaaggagaaaaatgaaaaaactaaccAAACTAATGGTGCAGAAGTTTTACAGGTTACTAACACTGATGATGTGGTGATGCCAGAAAATCATAAAGAGAATTTGAATaagaataataacaacaattatGTAGCAGTCTCATATCTGAATAATTGCAGGCAGAAGACATCTATTTTAGAATTTCCTGATCTATTACCCTTGTCGAGTGAAGCAAATGACACTGCAAATGAATATCAAATCGAGAAGTTAGAAAATACATCTAGAATCTCAGAGTTACTTGATATATTTGAATCTGAGAAGACTTACTCGAGGAATGTACTAGGAATGGCTCTGAAGAAACAGACTGACAGAGCAGCTGCTGGCAGTCCTGTGCAGCCTGCTCCAAAACCAAGCCTCAGCAGGGGCCTTATGGTAAAGGGGGGAGGTTCAATCATCTTTCCTGATACAAATCTCTTAAACATTAAAGGAAGCcattcaaagaacaaaaatttacaCTTTATCTTTTCTAACACTGTGAAAATCACTGCATTTAccaagaaaaatgagaacattttcgATTGTGATTTAATAGATTCTGTagatcaaattaaaaatatgccATGCTTGGATTTAAGGGAATTTGGAAAGGATGTTAAACATTGGCATGGTGAAACAAAAGAAGCTGCCCACAATAATGGAAACACAGGTTTTAAAGCCCTGAGCCATGAATGTCCAGCTAAGCCTTTGTTTCCCAGAGTGGAGGTGCAGTCAGAACAACTCACGGTGGAAGAGCAGATTAAAAGAAATAGGTGCTACAGTGACACTGAGTAA